One Flavobacterium sp. 90 DNA segment encodes these proteins:
- a CDS encoding N-acetylornithine carbamoyltransferase, with translation MNYISIKDIDSLSKWVKSALKIKKNPLKNQALGKNKTLGMLFFNPSLRTRLSTQKAAINLGMNVMVMNFTNEGWTLEFEDGAVMNSGASEHIKEAAEVVSQYCDIIAIRAFAGLVDKEKDYQETVISGFLKHATVPIVNMESAVRHPMQSLADAITMEEYKTKHKPKVVLSWAPHPKALPQAVANSFVEMMQMQKDMDFVITHPEGYELSSEITKDCKIEYDQNKAFENADFVYVKNWSNFNDYGKVTNIDPNWTVTAEKMALTNNGKFMHCLPVRRNVIVSDEVIDSENSIVIQQANNRTYSAQLVLQKILKKM, from the coding sequence ATGAATTATATTTCAATAAAAGATATAGACTCATTATCAAAATGGGTAAAAAGCGCATTAAAAATCAAAAAGAACCCGCTTAAAAATCAAGCCTTAGGAAAAAACAAAACCTTAGGAATGCTATTTTTCAATCCGAGTTTAAGAACGCGTTTGAGTACTCAAAAAGCCGCGATAAACTTAGGAATGAATGTTATGGTGATGAATTTCACTAACGAAGGATGGACATTAGAATTCGAAGATGGAGCAGTTATGAATTCTGGTGCTTCAGAACACATTAAAGAAGCAGCAGAAGTAGTGTCTCAATATTGTGATATTATTGCCATTCGTGCTTTCGCAGGTTTAGTAGACAAGGAAAAAGATTATCAAGAAACTGTTATTTCGGGATTTTTAAAACACGCAACAGTGCCAATCGTAAATATGGAAAGCGCTGTTCGTCACCCAATGCAATCTTTGGCGGACGCGATTACAATGGAAGAATACAAAACAAAACACAAACCAAAAGTAGTTTTGTCTTGGGCGCCGCATCCAAAAGCTTTACCACAAGCCGTTGCAAATTCATTCGTAGAAATGATGCAAATGCAAAAAGATATGGATTTTGTAATCACACATCCGGAAGGTTACGAACTAAGTTCTGAAATCACGAAAGATTGCAAAATCGAATACGATCAAAATAAAGCTTTCGAAAATGCCGATTTCGTTTACGTAAAAAACTGGAGTAATTTCAATGATTACGGAAAAGTAACTAACATAGATCCAAATTGGACTGTTACAGCCGAAAAAATGGCGCTAACCAATAACGGAAAATTCATGCACTGTCTTCCCGTTCGTCGTAACGTAATTGTAAGCGATGAAGTGATTGACAGCGAAAATTCAATCGTAATTCAGCAAGCGAATAACAGAACGTATTCGGCACAATTAGTTTTGCAAAAGATTTTGAAAAAAATGTAA
- a CDS encoding GxxExxY protein translates to MKLLHQDLTDIIIKTFYEVYNELGHGFLERVYQNSLYLELKNKGLKVEAQKKIKVYYKGSEVGEYYADLIVEDLIILELKAANCIIVEFENQILNYLKGTNCEVGLLLNFGTKPEFKRKIFENTRKLRI, encoded by the coding sequence ATGAAATTATTACATCAAGATTTGACAGATATCATTATTAAAACTTTTTATGAAGTATATAATGAATTAGGGCATGGATTTTTAGAAAGAGTTTATCAAAATTCGTTGTATTTAGAACTTAAAAATAAAGGTCTTAAAGTTGAAGCACAAAAGAAGATTAAAGTATATTATAAAGGAAGTGAAGTTGGAGAATATTATGCGGATTTAATTGTGGAAGATTTAATCATATTAGAATTAAAAGCAGCTAATTGTATAATAGTAGAATTTGAAAATCAAATTTTGAATTATTTAAAAGGAACAAATTGCGAAGTAGGTTTACTTTTGAATTTTGGAACAAAGCCAGAATTCAAACGGAAAATATTCGAAAACACTAGAAAGTTAAGAATATAA
- the proB gene encoding glutamate 5-kinase has product MKKRILLKIGSNTLTKETNHISRGKIEDIGMQIAALNKDYEFVIVSSGAIAAAKQFVKLESKGKEIALKQALASIGQPHLMRIFHENFSDLGLLTSQCLLSYSDFEKDQSKVNIVNTINVLVENNYIPIINENDTVATDEIRFGDNDKLAALTAVLLNVDILIIATNTNGIYTKDSIHDENPETIQLVNDLKVLEKEIGESKSSHGTGGMQSKIEAAGIAKAANIETWIVNGLNDNFILKALEGEIPFTRIV; this is encoded by the coding sequence ATGAAAAAAAGGATTTTATTAAAAATAGGAAGTAATACTTTAACCAAAGAAACCAATCATATTTCGCGGGGAAAGATCGAAGATATAGGCATGCAAATTGCCGCTCTTAACAAAGATTACGAATTTGTAATCGTGAGTTCCGGAGCCATTGCAGCCGCCAAACAATTTGTAAAACTTGAAAGTAAAGGAAAAGAAATTGCATTAAAGCAAGCTTTAGCCTCAATTGGACAGCCACATTTAATGCGGATTTTCCATGAGAATTTCAGCGATTTAGGATTATTGACATCGCAATGTTTATTGTCTTATTCAGATTTTGAAAAAGATCAGTCAAAAGTAAATATTGTCAATACCATAAACGTTTTGGTCGAGAACAATTACATTCCGATTATTAATGAAAATGATACTGTTGCCACTGATGAAATCAGGTTTGGAGATAACGATAAATTAGCGGCATTGACAGCGGTTCTTTTAAATGTTGATATTCTGATTATTGCCACTAATACAAACGGAATTTACACGAAAGATTCTATTCATGATGAAAATCCTGAAACGATTCAATTAGTAAATGATTTAAAAGTCTTAGAAAAAGAAATAGGAGAATCAAAATCATCACACGGAACAGGCGGAATGCAATCAAAAATTGAAGCTGCCGGAATCGCAAAAGCCGCCAACATCGAAACCTGGATCGTCAACGGCTTAAATGATAATTTTATTTTAAAAGCATTAGAAGGCGAAATTCCTTTTACTCGAATTGTGTGA
- a CDS encoding aminotransferase class III-fold pyridoxal phosphate-dependent enzyme — MNLFNVYPLYNITPVKAIDCTIIDDKGVEYLDLYSGHGVISIGHTQPDYVEKLKNQLDHLGFYSNAIQNPLQVELAQKLGKLSGLEDYELFLCSSGAEANENALKLASFHNGKSRVVAFDNSFHGRTSAAVAVTDNKKIVAPINAQQVVTFLPLNQIELVEAELAKGDVTAVIIEGIQGVGGLDQGTTEFFQALEKACKKHDVVLILDEVQSGYGRSGKFFAFQHHGINADIISVAKGMGNGFPVGAILISPKFEASFGLLGTTFGGSHLSCAAGIAVLDVIEKLDLQKNVNEVYEYFLEKIKEVSGIKQVKGKGLMLGVEFDFDVAALRKKLIIEKHIFTGSANNKNLLRILPPLTVKKADIDTFIVALKESLQELQN, encoded by the coding sequence ATGAACTTATTCAACGTTTACCCATTATACAATATTACTCCAGTTAAAGCAATTGATTGTACAATTATAGACGACAAAGGAGTAGAATATTTAGATTTATACAGCGGACACGGTGTAATCTCAATTGGCCATACGCAACCTGATTATGTAGAAAAACTAAAGAATCAATTAGATCATTTAGGATTTTATTCGAATGCTATTCAGAATCCGTTGCAGGTTGAATTGGCTCAGAAATTAGGAAAACTTTCTGGTTTAGAAGATTACGAACTGTTTTTATGCAGTTCAGGAGCTGAAGCCAATGAAAATGCCTTAAAATTAGCTTCTTTCCATAATGGAAAATCAAGAGTTGTAGCTTTTGATAATTCTTTCCACGGAAGAACTTCTGCAGCCGTTGCTGTTACAGATAACAAAAAAATTGTAGCACCAATTAATGCACAACAAGTAGTTACTTTTTTACCTCTAAACCAAATCGAATTAGTTGAAGCTGAATTGGCTAAAGGAGATGTTACAGCAGTAATTATCGAAGGAATTCAAGGAGTTGGAGGTTTAGATCAGGGAACAACAGAATTTTTTCAGGCTTTAGAAAAAGCATGTAAAAAACATGATGTTGTTTTAATTTTAGACGAAGTACAATCAGGATACGGAAGAAGCGGAAAATTCTTCGCGTTTCAACATCACGGAATCAACGCTGATATTATTTCAGTTGCAAAAGGAATGGGGAATGGATTTCCGGTTGGAGCGATTTTAATTTCACCAAAATTTGAAGCAAGTTTCGGATTATTAGGAACTACTTTCGGTGGAAGCCATTTATCTTGTGCAGCAGGAATTGCAGTTTTAGACGTAATTGAAAAACTAGATTTACAAAAAAATGTAAACGAAGTTTATGAATATTTCTTAGAAAAAATCAAAGAAGTTTCCGGAATCAAACAAGTAAAAGGAAAAGGTTTAATGCTTGGAGTAGAATTTGATTTTGATGTTGCAGCTTTAAGAAAAAAGCTAATCATCGAAAAACACATTTTTACAGGAAGTGCAAACAACAAAAATCTATTAAGAATTTTGCCGCCATTGACAGTGAAAAAAGCTGATATTGATACTTTTATTGTAGCTTTAAAAGAAAGTTTACAAGAACTTCAAAACTAA
- the argC gene encoding N-acetyl-gamma-glutamyl-phosphate reductase → MINVGIIGGSGYTAGELIRILMYHPKVNIDFVYSTTNSGKPLSVAHHDLMGDIEMNFTDVVNPDVNVVFLCLGHGKSISFLEENKFASHTKIIDLGNDFRLTKDAIFDGKEFVYGLPELNKSEIKKANYIANPGCFATAIQLALLPLAKNNLLKSDVHINATTGSTGAGVSLAETSHFSWRNNNMSHYKAFEHQHLGEINQSVNQLQADYSDELIFVPNRGDFTRGIFATLYTTSEESLEDLVDKYQDFYKNEPFVTVTTTNINMKQVVQTNKCIISLLKKGNRILITSIIDNLTKGASGQAIQNMNLMFGLEETTGLHLKPSGF, encoded by the coding sequence ATGATTAATGTTGGAATAATTGGTGGTTCGGGCTACACGGCCGGAGAACTTATCAGAATCTTGATGTATCACCCCAAGGTAAACATTGACTTTGTTTACAGCACGACAAATTCGGGTAAACCGCTTTCTGTGGCGCACCATGATTTGATGGGAGATATCGAAATGAACTTTACAGATGTTGTAAATCCTGATGTAAATGTAGTTTTCTTGTGTTTAGGTCACGGAAAATCTATTTCATTTTTGGAAGAAAACAAGTTTGCGAGTCATACTAAAATTATCGATTTAGGAAATGATTTTAGACTAACTAAAGACGCTATTTTCGATGGAAAAGAATTCGTTTACGGATTACCTGAATTGAATAAATCAGAGATTAAAAAAGCAAACTATATAGCAAATCCAGGTTGTTTTGCAACAGCGATTCAATTGGCTTTATTGCCATTAGCAAAAAATAATCTATTAAAATCTGACGTTCATATTAATGCCACAACCGGAAGTACAGGTGCAGGTGTAAGTCTTGCTGAAACTTCGCATTTTAGTTGGAGAAACAATAATATGTCTCATTACAAAGCTTTTGAACATCAACATTTGGGAGAAATCAATCAAAGTGTAAATCAATTGCAAGCAGATTATTCAGATGAATTAATTTTTGTTCCGAATAGAGGTGATTTTACAAGAGGAATTTTTGCAACATTATATACAACTTCTGAAGAAAGCTTAGAAGATTTAGTAGACAAATACCAAGATTTCTATAAAAATGAGCCTTTTGTAACGGTTACAACGACAAATATCAATATGAAACAAGTCGTTCAAACCAACAAATGTATCATTAGTTTATTGAAAAAAGGAAACCGGATTTTAATCACTTCAATCATTGATAACTTAACCAAAGGTGCTTCAGGACAAGCAATTCAAAATATGAATTTAATGTTCGGATTAGAAGAAACCACAGGTTTACATTTGAAACCAAGCGGATTTTAG
- a CDS encoding argininosuccinate synthase domain-containing protein has protein sequence MKKVVLAYSGGLDTSYCLKYLKNEKGYEVHTVLVDTGGFDAEELSAIEKRAYELGSAQHANLTIIDKYYDKAIKYLIFGNVLKNNTYPLSVSAERVFQAIEAIKYAKKVGASAIAHGSTGAGNDQIRFDLIFQTIAPEIEIITPIRDLKLSRQEEVDYLAQNGVHYSWEKAQYSINKGLWGTSVGGKETLTSSQPLPSEAYPSQLQKEGEEKVTLHFEQGELVALNGKKDLPENNIVKLEKLANAYAIGRDIHVGDTIIGIKGRVGFEAAAPLIIIKAHHLLEKHTLGKWQQYWKEQLGNWYGMLFHEGQFLDPVMRNIETFFQDTQKTVNGTVTVSLKPYHFSLDGIESKNDLMNTGFGQYGEMNNAWTSDDAKGFIKILGNAQNIFSSVNHLTHD, from the coding sequence ATGAAAAAAGTTGTATTAGCTTATAGTGGAGGATTAGATACCTCGTATTGTTTGAAATATTTAAAAAATGAAAAAGGATACGAAGTTCACACCGTACTTGTAGATACAGGAGGATTTGATGCTGAAGAATTATCAGCAATTGAAAAAAGAGCTTACGAATTAGGAAGCGCACAACACGCCAATTTGACTATCATTGACAAATATTATGATAAAGCTATAAAATATTTGATTTTCGGAAACGTATTAAAAAACAATACATATCCATTATCAGTAAGTGCAGAACGTGTTTTTCAGGCAATTGAAGCTATAAAATATGCTAAAAAAGTAGGAGCAAGCGCAATTGCACACGGAAGTACAGGTGCAGGAAATGATCAGATTCGTTTTGATTTAATTTTCCAAACCATTGCTCCGGAAATTGAAATTATTACACCAATTAGAGATTTAAAATTATCAAGACAAGAAGAAGTAGATTACTTGGCTCAAAATGGAGTACATTATTCTTGGGAAAAAGCACAATATTCAATCAATAAAGGACTTTGGGGAACAAGCGTTGGAGGAAAAGAAACTTTAACTTCAAGCCAACCGTTACCAAGTGAAGCTTATCCTTCGCAATTGCAAAAAGAAGGAGAAGAAAAAGTGACTTTACATTTCGAACAAGGAGAATTAGTAGCATTAAATGGTAAAAAAGACTTACCTGAAAATAATATTGTAAAACTTGAAAAACTGGCAAATGCTTATGCAATTGGTAGAGATATTCACGTTGGAGATACTATTATCGGAATCAAAGGAAGGGTTGGTTTTGAAGCTGCTGCACCTTTAATCATTATCAAAGCGCATCATTTATTAGAGAAACACACACTTGGTAAATGGCAACAATACTGGAAAGAACAACTAGGAAACTGGTACGGAATGTTATTTCACGAAGGTCAGTTTTTGGATCCTGTAATGAGAAACATCGAAACTTTCTTTCAAGACACTCAAAAAACAGTAAACGGAACCGTAACAGTTTCATTAAAACCATATCATTTTTCGCTTGACGGAATCGAATCTAAAAACGATTTGATGAACACAGGTTTTGGTCAATACGGAGAAATGAATAATGCGTGGACTTCTGACGATGCTAAAGGATTTATTAAAATTCTTGGAAATGCACAAAATATATTTTCATCAGTAAACCATTTGACTCATGATTAA
- a CDS encoding GNAT family N-acetyltransferase yields MKISIVVTQEEHFKFAQEICDTIESSALLRGTGIAKRTPEYIQKKMSSGDAMIALADGKFAGFCYIESWQHGKFVAHSGLIVHPDYRSLGLAKKIKSKVFDYSLKRYPDAKIFGITTGLAVMKINSDLGYKPVPFSELTTDPSFWAGCKTCTNYQILQSKENKMCLCTGMLYDPKEKQKDPPRHPFNEAVLSRLKKIKQALFLNKLLSFIFLT; encoded by the coding sequence ATGAAAATCTCTATTGTTGTTACTCAGGAAGAACACTTTAAATTCGCACAGGAAATTTGCGATACAATAGAATCATCTGCCTTATTAAGAGGTACTGGGATTGCTAAAAGAACTCCTGAATACATTCAGAAAAAAATGTCGAGTGGTGATGCAATGATTGCTTTAGCAGATGGAAAATTTGCAGGTTTTTGTTATATCGAAAGTTGGCAACACGGCAAGTTCGTGGCACATTCGGGCTTAATTGTACATCCGGATTATAGAAGTTTAGGCTTGGCAAAAAAGATCAAATCCAAGGTTTTTGACTATTCTCTAAAAAGATATCCAGATGCTAAAATATTTGGAATTACAACCGGTTTGGCTGTAATGAAAATCAACTCTGATTTAGGATATAAACCTGTGCCTTTCTCTGAACTTACAACAGATCCTAGCTTTTGGGCAGGTTGTAAAACATGTACCAATTACCAAATTTTGCAAAGCAAAGAAAACAAAATGTGTCTTTGCACCGGAATGTTGTACGACCCGAAAGAAAAACAAAAAGATCCGCCAAGACATCCTTTTAACGAAGCTGTTTTAAGCAGATTAAAGAAAATAAAACAAGCCTTATTCTTAAATAAACTATTGTCGTTTATCTTTTTAACCTAA
- a CDS encoding M1 family metallopeptidase — protein sequence MKKHSLKGLLTMAFFVGISSVWAQQTPAGTAVNPVNNYNYHDAFAPNFYTKNGTPTRSASGQPGVEYWQNRADYQITAKLNGTTNEIIGTDEVTYTNNSPDKLSFVWMYLDQNLFKADSRGNAIVPLTGSRNGAQGQVFDGGNKIKSVKVISVGKKKTEVEAKYVITDTRMQVFLPEELASKGGSVKIKIEFSFIAPFEGSDRMGVLETKNGKIFTIAQWYPRMCVYDDVRGWNTAPYLGASEFYLEYGDFDVKITTPANHYVVGSGELLNGAEVLPAEQFKRYKEASQSDKTVTIRSASEVAATATTNATAVKTWHYQIKNARDFSWASSPAFILDGAKINLPSGKKVLALSAYPVESDGKDGYGRSTEYVKAAIENYSKRWFEYPYPVATNVAGNEGGMEYPGIVFCGWESKGKDLWGVTDHEFGHIWFPMIVGSNERLFAWMDEGFNTFINSLSTAEFNKGEYNDPPSDLHKEAEPFTRPDLETIMSSPDNMKEANIGMLCYFKPSSGLIILREQILGKERFDTAFRTYVERWAYKHPQPDDFFRSMENVAGEDLSWFWRSWYVNNWRFDQGINSIKYVKNDPSKGVVITVENFDKMPMPIVVDVKGKSGKVSRVTVPVEVWQRNNVWSFKHDSTEEIQSITLDPDHVFPDHNEANNIWTAGKSTIEKDIILDGYLGVYSTTKAPLKIEFTEKNSTLTAEITNYPKFPVTPVENEKDTFESTSAGLKFKFNEAKTGFDMIILGNGQSIPFTK from the coding sequence ATGAAAAAGCATTCCTTAAAAGGCCTTTTAACCATGGCTTTCTTTGTTGGAATTTCTTCTGTTTGGGCGCAACAAACGCCTGCGGGGACAGCAGTAAATCCAGTTAATAATTACAATTATCATGATGCGTTTGCACCAAATTTTTACACTAAAAACGGTACGCCTACGCGCTCTGCAAGCGGTCAGCCAGGAGTTGAGTATTGGCAAAACAGAGCTGATTATCAGATTACAGCAAAGCTAAACGGAACTACAAACGAAATTATTGGTACAGACGAAGTTACATATACTAATAATAGTCCGGATAAATTGTCATTTGTTTGGATGTATTTAGATCAAAATTTATTCAAAGCAGATTCAAGAGGAAACGCTATTGTGCCTTTAACAGGAAGTCGTAACGGAGCTCAAGGTCAGGTTTTTGACGGAGGAAATAAAATAAAATCAGTAAAAGTAATTTCTGTTGGAAAGAAAAAAACAGAAGTTGAAGCAAAATATGTAATTACAGATACCAGAATGCAAGTTTTTCTTCCTGAAGAATTAGCTTCAAAAGGAGGTTCTGTAAAAATTAAAATTGAATTTTCGTTCATCGCTCCTTTTGAAGGATCTGACAGAATGGGAGTTTTAGAAACTAAAAATGGTAAGATTTTCACAATTGCACAATGGTACCCACGTATGTGTGTGTATGATGATGTAAGAGGTTGGAATACAGCTCCTTATTTAGGTGCTTCTGAGTTTTATTTGGAGTACGGAGATTTTGATGTAAAAATTACAACTCCTGCAAATCATTACGTTGTAGGTTCTGGAGAACTATTAAATGGAGCAGAAGTATTACCTGCTGAACAATTTAAGCGTTACAAAGAAGCTTCTCAAAGCGATAAAACAGTTACGATTCGTTCTGCTTCTGAAGTCGCTGCAACCGCGACTACAAATGCTACGGCTGTAAAAACATGGCATTATCAAATAAAAAATGCACGTGATTTTTCTTGGGCATCATCTCCGGCTTTTATTTTAGATGGAGCTAAAATTAACTTACCAAGTGGTAAAAAAGTATTAGCATTATCAGCTTATCCTGTTGAAAGTGACGGAAAAGATGGTTACGGTCGTTCTACCGAATATGTAAAAGCAGCGATTGAAAACTATTCTAAAAGATGGTTTGAATATCCTTATCCTGTAGCAACAAACGTAGCAGGAAATGAAGGTGGAATGGAATATCCAGGGATTGTTTTCTGCGGATGGGAATCTAAAGGAAAAGATTTATGGGGAGTTACAGATCACGAATTCGGACACATTTGGTTTCCTATGATTGTAGGTTCAAACGAGAGATTGTTTGCCTGGATGGACGAAGGTTTTAATACTTTTATAAACTCATTAAGTACTGCAGAATTTAATAAAGGCGAATATAATGATCCACCATCAGATTTGCACAAAGAAGCAGAGCCTTTTACAAGACCTGATTTAGAAACTATCATGAGTTCTCCTGATAATATGAAGGAAGCAAATATTGGTATGTTATGTTATTTCAAGCCAAGTTCAGGATTAATAATCTTAAGAGAACAAATACTAGGAAAAGAGCGTTTTGATACTGCTTTCCGTACTTATGTAGAGCGTTGGGCTTACAAACATCCACAACCGGATGACTTTTTCAGATCTATGGAGAATGTTGCAGGTGAAGACTTAAGTTGGTTCTGGAGAAGCTGGTACGTTAACAACTGGCGTTTTGACCAAGGTATAAATTCAATTAAATATGTAAAAAACGATCCGTCAAAAGGAGTTGTAATTACAGTTGAAAATTTTGATAAAATGCCAATGCCAATCGTTGTAGATGTTAAAGGAAAAAGTGGTAAAGTTTCAAGAGTTACGGTTCCTGTAGAAGTATGGCAACGTAACAATGTGTGGTCATTTAAACATGATTCTACAGAAGAAATTCAAAGTATAACGCTTGATCCTGATCATGTTTTTCCGGATCATAATGAAGCAAATAATATCTGGACAGCCGGAAAAAGTACAATAGAAAAAGACATAATTTTAGACGGTTATTTAGGAGTATATTCAACAACTAAAGCGCCGCTTAAAATTGAATTTACAGAAAAAAACAGCACATTAACTGCTGAGATTACAAACTATCCAAAGTTTCCTGTAACACCGGTAGAGAACGAAAAAGATACATTTGAATCAACTTCTGCTGGATTAAAATTTAAGTTTAATGAAGCAAAAACAGGTTTTGATATGATAATTTTAGGCAACGGACAATCGATTCCGTTTACTAAGTAA
- a CDS encoding aldose 1-epimerase family protein translates to MNTTISNSQISASIKHAGAELFSLKNNQNKEFIWEGNPDFWGKHSPVLFPIVGTLKNNTYTINGTEYQLPRHGFARDMEFQLIEKTENSAVFSLKYNEETLKKYPFSFELQLIYTLQESTLDIEYKVINEGDSKMPFSIGAHPAIALPEAFENYALDFEVNEVLEYYILENDLISNKTEVLESTDSLVPLNYKLFENDALIFKTLQSNSLTILENSKPYVKVAFEDFPSLGIWTKENAPFICIEPWLGYSDTAEKSGDLFEKEGILVLDANQTFQAKFSIHIL, encoded by the coding sequence TTGAATACAACTATTTCAAATTCACAGATAAGTGCTTCTATTAAACATGCCGGAGCAGAATTATTTTCATTAAAAAACAATCAGAATAAAGAATTCATCTGGGAAGGTAATCCTGATTTCTGGGGAAAACATTCTCCTGTTCTTTTTCCGATTGTAGGAACTTTAAAAAACAACACTTATACTATTAACGGAACTGAATATCAATTACCAAGACACGGTTTTGCTCGTGATATGGAATTTCAATTGATCGAAAAAACCGAAAATAGTGCCGTTTTTTCATTAAAATATAATGAGGAAACATTGAAAAAATACCCTTTCTCATTTGAATTACAACTTATTTATACGCTTCAGGAATCTACATTAGACATTGAATACAAAGTAATTAATGAAGGTGATTCTAAAATGCCTTTTTCTATTGGAGCTCATCCTGCAATAGCTTTACCTGAAGCTTTTGAAAATTATGCGCTTGATTTTGAAGTAAATGAAGTTCTGGAATATTATATTTTAGAAAATGATTTAATTTCAAACAAAACAGAGGTTTTAGAAAGCACCGATAGTTTAGTTCCTTTAAATTATAAATTATTTGAAAACGATGCTTTAATCTTCAAAACATTACAATCAAATTCACTTACAATCCTCGAGAATTCGAAACCTTATGTAAAAGTTGCTTTTGAAGATTTTCCTAGTTTAGGAATCTGGACTAAAGAAAATGCTCCATTTATCTGTATTGAGCCTTGGCTTGGATATTCAGACACAGCTGAAAAATCTGGTGATTTATTTGAAAAAGAAGGCATTTTAGTTTTGGATGCTAATCAAACTTTCCAAGCAAAATTTAGTATACACATATTATAA
- a CDS encoding GNAT family N-acetyltransferase — MLEFNFNPFPVIETERLILRRVSNDDAHDIFILRSNPETMKFIPRPLLKSAEDALVLIQEIEGKINTNIGINWAITLKDNPKLLGIIGYYRMQPENYRAEIGYILLPEFHGKGIIPEAVNRLIKFGFEDLKLHSIEAVIDPENFASEKVLQKCGFVKEAHLKESDFYEGRFLDKVIYSLLEK; from the coding sequence ATGCTAGAATTCAATTTTAATCCATTTCCGGTTATAGAAACGGAACGTTTGATATTAAGAAGAGTTTCAAATGATGATGCTCATGATATTTTCATATTGCGTTCAAATCCTGAAACAATGAAATTCATCCCAAGACCTTTGTTGAAAAGTGCTGAAGATGCTCTTGTTCTTATTCAAGAGATTGAAGGTAAGATAAATACAAATATTGGTATAAATTGGGCAATTACACTAAAAGACAACCCTAAACTACTTGGCATAATTGGCTATTACAGAATGCAACCTGAAAATTATCGTGCTGAAATTGGATATATTTTGTTACCTGAATTTCATGGAAAAGGAATAATTCCTGAGGCTGTAAACCGATTAATTAAATTTGGTTTTGAAGATTTAAAATTACATTCGATAGAAGCCGTTATTGATCCTGAGAATTTTGCCTCTGAAAAAGTACTGCAAAAATGCGGCTTTGTAAAAGAAGCTCATTTAAAAGAATCTGATTTTTATGAAGGACGTTTTTTAGATAAGGTAATTTACTCATTATTAGAAAAGTAA
- a CDS encoding DUF3575 domain-containing protein, producing MKKLLILLVLFFTIHSQSQTFIKFNAATALIGVPNVGIETSIGEKTTFSFDVMASFWKSFNGHNPMEFYTFTPEIRYHFKEKYNGFYAGFNAGPDFYQIQKWNYWDTNKYEHGFGYRVGVTIGYNIKLSDKFLLDIFAGGGWHQGFYHGYYNDGTPGRYEKAPNWNKSGEWLPYRGGVMISYKL from the coding sequence ATGAAAAAATTACTGATTCTTCTTGTTCTTTTCTTTACAATACATTCACAAAGTCAAACTTTTATTAAATTTAATGCGGCTACAGCTTTAATAGGTGTGCCAAATGTTGGTATTGAAACCAGTATTGGAGAGAAAACTACTTTTAGTTTTGATGTAATGGCTTCTTTTTGGAAATCATTTAATGGCCATAACCCTATGGAATTCTATACGTTCACTCCTGAAATTCGTTATCATTTCAAAGAAAAGTATAATGGTTTTTATGCTGGCTTTAATGCTGGTCCTGACTTTTATCAAATTCAAAAATGGAATTACTGGGACACGAACAAATACGAACACGGTTTTGGTTATCGAGTAGGTGTTACAATTGGATACAATATCAAATTAAGCGATAAATTTTTACTAGATATTTTTGCAGGTGGTGGCTGGCATCAAGGTTTTTATCATGGATATTACAATGATGGAACTCCGGGAAGATATGAAAAAGCTCCAAACTGGAACAAAAGTGGCGAATGGCTTCCGTATCGTGGCGGTGTTATGATTTCTTATAAATTGTAA
- a CDS encoding VF530 family protein: MQNQSKDPLHGITLQKILESLVEHYGFDTLGELIPVKCFLSNPSVKSSLTFLRKTDWARKKVEDLYVKSLPKFTK; encoded by the coding sequence ATGCAGAATCAATCTAAAGATCCTTTACACGGAATTACACTTCAAAAAATTTTAGAATCATTAGTTGAACATTATGGTTTTGACACATTAGGAGAGTTGATTCCCGTAAAATGCTTTTTGTCAAACCCTAGTGTAAAATCAAGTTTAACATTCTTAAGAAAAACGGATTGGGCTCGTAAAAAAGTAGAAGATTTATATGTAAAATCACTGCCTAAGTTTACAAAATAA